The sequence below is a genomic window from Ottowia sp. SB7-C50.
ACGTACCCTTCTTCATCCACGGTCGGCACGGCTGGGTCGAAGGCATCGGCGAGCGCATTCAGCCGTTGATGCTGCCCCCGGCACGCTTTGTCGTCGTGAAACCGCCGCAGGGCCTGGAAACCGTGGCGATTTTTCGCGCGCCGGATTTGAAACGCGACAGTGAGCCTGCTATACTTGCGGGCTTTACTGCAGACCCGTACGGCTTTGGCCACAACGACCTGCAGCCGGTTGCCGAGCGGCTTTGTCCGCAAGTGGCCGAAGCCATTGGGCGCTTGTCGCACCTCGGCCTCGACGCAAGGATGACCGGCTCGGGCAGCGCGGTGTTCGCTCAGTTCAATGAAGCCAAGCACGCCTCTGTGGCCGCCGGACTTCAGGCCCTGATGAACGACGCGCCGGACTGGCAAGTGCGCTTGTGCAGCAATCTGGAACACCATCCGCTGGTCGGCTGGGTTCCAGGCGACGATTGAAGGTGGTCCGCCAGGCAGTAGGGCTGGTCACCGGCGTAGGGGAGTCGCCAAGTTGGTTAAGGCACCGGATTTTGATTCCGGCATGCGAGGGTTCGAGTCCTTCCTCCCCTGCCAAACCTGTTTCGCCGGGTGCGCTGCGCCTGGCACTGAGCCGCACTTCAGTGACACGCCGGAAAGCGCATGCAGCCGTCCCACAACCCCGATTTTCTGGTGTTCACCGGCAATGCCAACCCGGCACTGGCCGCTGAAATCGCAAGCCACCTGAACATTACGCTTGGCGCCGCCGACGTCGGCCGCTTCTCCGACGGCGAAGTCACCGTCGAGATCAAGCAGAACGTGCGCGCCCGCGACGTGTTCGTGGTGCAGTCCACCTGCGCGCCGACCAACGAAAACCTGATGGAACTGCTGATCATGGTCGACGCGCTCAAGCGCTCGTCGGCCGAACGCATCAGCGCCGTCATCCCCTACTTCGGCTATGCCCGGCAGGACCGTCGCCCGCGCTCGACGCGCGTGCCGATCAGCGCCAAGGTGGTGGCCAACATGCTGCAGGCGGTGGGCGTGTCCAGCGTCATCATGATGGACCTGCACGCCGACCAGATCCAGGGGTTCTTCGACATCCCGGTCGACAACATCTACGCCTCGCCGGTGCTGCTGGGCGACTTGCGGCAGAAGAACTACGACGACCTGCTGGTCGTCAGCCCCGACGTGGGCGGCGTGGTGCGCGCCCGCGCGCTGGCCAAGCAGCTCAACTGCGACCTCGCCATCATCGACAAGCGCCGTCCCAAGGCCAACGTTAGCGAAGTCATGCACGTCATCGGCGACATCGACGGTCGCAACTGCGTCATCATGGACGACATGATCGACACGGCCGGCACGCTGGTGAAGGCGGCCGAAGTACTGAAGGAGC
It includes:
- the ispE gene encoding 4-(cytidine 5'-diphospho)-2-C-methyl-D-erythritol kinase, with translation MRAIHDVPAPAKLNLFLHITGRRADGYHLLQSAFMLIDWCDTLHFERRADGQVTREDLGAPLPPDDLIVRAARALQQATGCTQGAHIGVDKRIPAQAGMGGGSSDAASTLMALNRLWNLRLPRAELARIGLTLGADVPFFIHGRHGWVEGIGERIQPLMLPPARFVVVKPPQGLETVAIFRAPDLKRDSEPAILAGFTADPYGFGHNDLQPVAERLCPQVAEAIGRLSHLGLDARMTGSGSAVFAQFNEAKHASVAAGLQALMNDAPDWQVRLCSNLEHHPLVGWVPGDD
- a CDS encoding ribose-phosphate pyrophosphokinase, translating into MQPSHNPDFLVFTGNANPALAAEIASHLNITLGAADVGRFSDGEVTVEIKQNVRARDVFVVQSTCAPTNENLMELLIMVDALKRSSAERISAVIPYFGYARQDRRPRSTRVPISAKVVANMLQAVGVSSVIMMDLHADQIQGFFDIPVDNIYASPVLLGDLRQKNYDDLLVVSPDVGGVVRARALAKQLNCDLAIIDKRRPKANVSEVMHVIGDIDGRNCVIMDDMIDTAGTLVKAAEVLKERGAKKVYAYCTHPIFSGPAIERIAQGTALDEVVVTNTIPLSDAAMQCSKIRQLSVAPLIAQTIQRIARGESVMSLFQEQDNLF